AAATAAAAAAGTTTcccgtccatttgacccaggGGTAAAGTTTGCTCGTCCATCTGAACCGGGAAAACTACCCTTCTGGACAAACGGcccattttctgattttttttaatggtaaaaatattattattaatttattattaatAATTAAATTAGTTAAAATAGTAAATTACATTAGTAAGATTAAATTATGTACTTGATTAATATTAATGTAAGAAAATTAAGATAAAGATAGTTtgaaaaaaaagaataagaaaagttttgggaattttttttcaaaaattaggtATTGAGATTCTTGTACTCAAAATGATTTGATTTAAAAACCAATTTTGAGGAATgcaaatcttcaatcttcatgaCGAGTCGGTACTGAGTGATTtgtgaaaatgaaaattttaaagGGTAAGTCGGCAAAGTGGTTATAGGTTCGGCTaggaaaacagaaaaatagaGGTTACCGAACATCCTCTTTAATGGAGCTTCAAACTAGGTTCGGCTCGAAAAACAGAAGTGCAGGTAGCCGAACATCCTCTTCAGTGGTGTgtggactaggttcggcttggaAAACTCAAGAACATCTAACCGAATTTCCATTTTGTGTTTAATAGAGTTATGTTCAGCAGTGTCGAGACTACCATGTTCCTAAACGAACCTAAAATAAAACCAAAACATACATTTACAGAAACTTCAGCTAGGAAACTAGAAGGTTCGACTAGGAAATTAGAAAGTTCGGCTAGGATTCTTTTTTCCCAAAATAGCCAAATTgtttttcatgttcttcatttccaTCATTATCGGCTAGTTCGACTAGATTTTTTTACAAAATTCCTAATTGAACTTCTTTCTGACTTCAATTTTTACGATTACTACTCAATTTATCAATCGCAAATGTATGAAAAGGCATAGTTTAGTCGGAAAGTACCTTCTAATATATTGATTTCTAAAATCCGGATTAAAAACGATTATGGAAAACAGAAGAGAGAACAATAGGAGAAGGGAAGAGTTCAAAACAAAAATAGGTTagtagaaaattaggtttttataTCTATGAATTAGAGTTTAATTAGGTTATTAAGTTTAAGTTATTAGTTTTGAATTCAGATATGGGAAAATTAATAAAGTGTcctgcttcaaaccatataattaataaaccggccaaaCTTTTAAATTCTTTTAGAAACTGGCCTTTCTGTTAGAGTTGACACCTGGGCCCACCAGATCGGTCAGCTGCGTTGAATAAGTCAAACTCGGTAGGAGAATTTACGACTGTGGCCTTGCCCATTTAAAGACCCGTGTGGTGTAATCTCTCACCAcactttctctttctccctcgttctctttctccctcgttctcttctccctcgttctcttctccctcgttctgaaactagggttaggtattgaaactgtttgaaaagaaaaagaaaactgatgttattgaagttgtttttgcTGAAGACATAGATGTTAGCAGAAAGACCAGAGTGTATTTGGAAGAAAAGTTATACATATTTAGGGATTCGGAGATAGTGGTGATACAGTGAAGATGAGGTACAAACCGGGATTGAAACAGTCTGAATCAAGGTAAGATTAACGAAACCCGTGActtaatatatgatgaaaatcattgtattgatagttaattaatttaattgatcgattgatttttagggtttctgttttttttcctttgtaattagggtttatttgaaaccaaatttttattgtttaattggggtttaattttcgtgattgggtgtttgattttaagtaatattgcttaattaggttttcattgggttttcataggtttatatctgattttgtttcatttgtgttgcagtcagttcaaatttaggaatatcagtgtatatgcggagccaaagaatgagactttggtatttcctgATTGCCATAGAGATGAAACAGACTTGATGACACTTAAGTATATGGTGTATAAGGGTTTGTCTATGGATGTTAAAGAGAAGTTTAATttatattggtttaaggaagaatgtctgccactgccattgttaaacaatgatgattttgataatttttgggAGGATTCTTTTGTAAATGAGGATGGATGTATATGTTTGTGGATGGGGATGAAAGACACAGTGTTTGGGACTCCAAAGACTACACCAAAGAAGAAGACAGTTAGTAAGGGAACCACCCCTAGAAGATCCCCAAGGCTAAATAGTGTGGATAAATCAGTTGAAGGTGCATCAAGAAAGCTGAGTTTCATGGATGTGCCCATGTCCAAACATTCTCAGGCTAGTAGCAGTGGTTGCAGTCAgtcaaaagctacaaatgaagttaagtttgttgaagatgtggacaatattcagctggaaaacaccaaagaagatTACATTTTGATTGAATTAATGCTGAATCAAAAGTGGATGGTTGTTTATTAGTACATTTGCAGGttacattttcagattgttgagttccttacatatagcattaagttgtaaacttgaatgcataattctgttttttgcagcaatgaagacttCATCTGAGACCCATTTAAAACCGTCACAATATGTACGAGTGAGGTATGCTATGTTCTTGTTGTGTTCATTCTTGcaaaatttcatctccatttttgaTTTGTAGTGATCTTTGTTGCAGGTTTGATTTTGCAGTGGGCAGTTTTTGAAGCAATGACCAGATTCTCCGCAAGCGTAACAACCATTCTCTACTGGTAATTTCACCATCTTGCATTTGACAGGATCGATGGCATcgtcaaaccattcaaagtactgacaggttggaattgaacacttcaaaaacattttttcgtttgtttcttttgcttttgaaCACAATAGTTGCCTTATACCATTACATGGTATATATTTGCACATGGAATAAATCCAAGGACATACCTTTGGATCATGAATTCCCTGTGCACAGATAGAACATGAAATTAGGGGTTGTTTTAATCTTAATCTTaccttgctgctgctactgctgcctggagagtttacttcattttggctcatgtcttatttatttttatttttttgatctgttGAGTATGACAAATACTATGGTTCTTCTCTGCAGGGCCTAATTTATATGAATGAAGCTGAATCTGACCGTTACAAATCCAACCGTTACAAATCCGACCGTTGCAATGAGTCACCGAGTTGACTCGATACTGGTTTGGTTACGAACTCAGACGAGGGTTAAGTCGTCTTTTACCTAGCAGGTTAACTGCCACGTAGCCAGTTAACTACCTAAatccgttttttgaaaaaaacgggatggaaaatgtcaatatcggccagtttatataaagattcaaaaaaacggccagtttcttaaatatggttcaaaaaggtggttactttattaaaaagcccttCAGATATTTACTACACCCCTTAGCTCATTATAATGGATGGTCTAAGTGGATAAACGtcccgtaaaaaaaaaaaaaaaaaaacttgatgcccaaaaataaaatcctagtaTTTTTAGGGGCGATCCCGAAAGAATTAGAGGCGagttttttattcccaacccatagTTGTGGTTATGGGATGTCCTAATGGTTAGAAAATACCAATATGTCGttttacaatcggtagtttagtattgatttaaactaccgattatgaccgtgttcttctcttctttgctttgttttgaaaaattaaaTTTGATGCTAcgatcacaatcggtagataataaacatcacgaaactaccgattgtgaaaaaaGAGATATTCAAAATTCCACTGGTTTTCTAAAATTTTGAATATGGGgcgactaccataatcggtagataatgaacatcataaAACTACAGATTGTAGAATCGGTAGTCAATAAACAttatgaaactaccgattgtgaaaataaatATTTAACAAATGATACCCAACAAATGACCAGCATCTAAATTTGGTTCTAATATTTCAAATATTAAGGGATGGTACCTAGACCAAGGGGTGGCTTTATTCTTGGATGGTACCTAAACAAAATAGGGTAAGTCGGGTGATCCTATTTTGTTTAGGTACCATCCCTTAATATTATATTCTtggatttttatttaaaaaatatatgaaTTTACAAAGTCATTCCTAAGATCCCTGTCTTATTCATCTTCTCTTATTCCGTTATCCGATCTCTACACAgcgattgaaacaaaatcagaagtATAGAGACAAAGAAAGAAGATAGATTGGTTCCTCCATCTCGTTTAATAATACAACCTAAA
This portion of the Papaver somniferum cultivar HN1 chromosome 11, ASM357369v1, whole genome shotgun sequence genome encodes:
- the LOC113324779 gene encoding uncharacterized protein LOC113324779 — encoded protein: MRYKPGLKQSESSQFKFRNISVYAEPKNETLVFPDCHRDETDLMTLKYMVYKGLSMDVKEKFNLYWFKEECLPLPLLNNDDFDNFWEDSFVNEDGCICLWMGMKDTVFGTPKTTPKKKTVSKGTTPRRSPRLNSVDKSVEGASRKLSFMDVPMSKHSQASSSGCSQSKATNEVKFVEDVDNIQLENTKEDYILIELMLNQKWMVVY